The following are encoded in a window of Pseudomonas sp. JQ170C genomic DNA:
- the hflD gene encoding high frequency lysogenization protein HflD, with product MSSTQEQLIALGGVFQAAVLVDRIARTGQASEANLGCMLGSLLVRDPQNTLEVFGGDDLNLRDGYRALASALERDPGSLQREPLRYALSMLGLERQLAKRGDMLDVIGNRLPQIQSQAEHFGLVHENVIASSGALYQDTLSTLRQRIQVHGDMRHLQQPSNASKIRALLLAGIRAARLWRQLGGHRWQLVISRRKLLKELYPMLRG from the coding sequence ATGAGCTCGACTCAAGAGCAATTGATCGCCCTGGGCGGGGTGTTCCAGGCCGCCGTGCTGGTCGACCGCATCGCCCGCACCGGGCAGGCCAGCGAAGCCAACCTGGGCTGCATGCTCGGCAGCCTGCTGGTACGCGACCCACAAAACACCCTGGAAGTGTTCGGCGGCGACGACCTGAACCTGCGCGACGGCTACCGCGCCCTGGCCAGCGCCCTTGAGCGCGACCCGGGCAGCCTGCAGCGCGAGCCACTGCGTTACGCACTGTCGATGCTGGGCCTTGAACGCCAGCTGGCCAAGCGTGGCGACATGCTCGACGTCATTGGCAACCGCCTGCCGCAGATCCAGTCCCAGGCCGAGCATTTCGGCCTGGTGCACGAGAACGTCATTGCCTCCAGCGGCGCCCTGTACCAGGACACCCTGAGCACCCTGCGCCAGCGCATCCAGGTGCACGGCGACATGCGCCACCTGCAACAGCCGAGCAATGCCTCGAAGATTCGTGCCCTGCTCCTGGCAGGCATTCGCGCCGCACGCCTGTGGCGCCAGCTGGGTGGACACCGCTGGCAGTTGGTGATCAGCCGGCGCAAACTGCTCAAAGAACTGTATCCGATGTTGCGCGGCTAA
- the mnmA gene encoding tRNA 2-thiouridine(34) synthase MnmA, whose translation MTSPALYEPEKTRVIVGMSGGVDSSVSALLLMEQGYQVEGLFMKNWEEDDGTEYCTAREDLADAQAVCDRIGIKLHTANFAAEYWDNVFEHFLAEYKAGRTPNPDILCNREIKFKAFLDYALMLGADLIATGHYVRRRDTDGRTELLKGLDPNKDQSYFLHAVGGEQIARTLFPVGELEKPEVRAIAEKHGLATAKKKDSTGICFIGERRFSDFLKQYLPAQPGEIQTTDGEVIGRHHGLMYHTIGQRQGLGIGGLKDAGDEPWYVLEKDLSRNVLVVGQGNEHPWLFSRALLASEIFWVNPIDLSSPRRLTAKVRYRQSDQDCTLELTESGYRAVFDEPQRAVTPGQSVVFYDGEICLGGGVIETAEPWSAH comes from the coding sequence ATGACCAGTCCAGCCCTTTACGAACCCGAAAAGACGCGCGTTATCGTCGGCATGTCCGGCGGCGTGGACTCTTCCGTCTCCGCCCTCCTGCTGATGGAGCAGGGCTACCAGGTGGAAGGCCTGTTCATGAAGAACTGGGAAGAGGATGACGGCACCGAATACTGCACCGCCCGCGAAGACCTGGCCGACGCCCAGGCTGTGTGCGATCGCATCGGCATCAAGCTGCACACCGCCAACTTTGCCGCCGAGTACTGGGACAACGTGTTCGAGCACTTCCTGGCCGAATACAAGGCCGGGCGCACGCCGAATCCGGACATCCTGTGCAACCGTGAAATCAAGTTCAAGGCCTTCCTCGATTACGCTCTGATGCTGGGCGCCGACCTGATTGCTACCGGCCACTACGTGCGCCGCCGCGATACTGACGGGCGCACCGAGCTGCTCAAGGGCCTGGACCCGAACAAAGACCAGAGCTACTTCCTGCACGCCGTGGGCGGCGAGCAGATTGCCCGCACCCTGTTCCCGGTGGGCGAGCTGGAAAAGCCTGAAGTTCGCGCCATCGCCGAAAAACACGGCCTGGCCACGGCCAAGAAAAAAGACTCCACCGGCATCTGCTTTATCGGCGAGCGTCGCTTCAGCGACTTCCTCAAGCAGTACCTACCGGCACAGCCGGGCGAGATCCAGACCACCGACGGTGAAGTGATCGGCCGCCATCATGGCCTGATGTACCACACCATCGGCCAGCGCCAGGGCCTGGGTATCGGCGGCCTGAAAGACGCCGGCGACGAGCCGTGGTACGTGCTGGAGAAAGACCTCAGCCGCAATGTGCTGGTGGTCGGCCAGGGCAACGAACACCCATGGCTGTTTTCCCGCGCCCTGCTTGCCTCGGAAATTTTCTGGGTCAACCCGATCGACCTGTCCAGCCCGCGCCGCCTGACCGCCAAGGTCCGCTACCGCCAGAGCGATCAGGACTGCACCCTGGAACTCACCGAAAGCGGCTACCGCGCCGTCTTCGACGAACCCCAGCGCGCGGTTACCCCCGGCCAGTCGGTGGTCTTCTACGATGGCGAAATCTGCCTGGGCGGTGGCGTGATCGAAACGGCAGAGCCGTGGAGCGCCCACTGA
- a CDS encoding NUDIX hydrolase gives MVEEFKAGKHVFNQPAGHLEANESLIEAAIRETLEETAWDVEPTGIVGIYLYTAPSNGVTYQRVCFAARPLRHHPQRALDSDIVRAVWLTRDELLADPERWRSELVPRCIDDYLTGPLHSLTLIRD, from the coding sequence ATGGTCGAGGAGTTCAAGGCCGGCAAACATGTCTTCAACCAGCCTGCCGGCCACCTCGAAGCCAACGAGAGCCTGATCGAGGCCGCCATCCGCGAAACCCTCGAAGAAACCGCCTGGGACGTCGAACCGACCGGTATCGTCGGCATCTACCTCTACACCGCCCCCAGCAATGGCGTGACCTACCAACGCGTCTGCTTCGCCGCCCGCCCCCTCCGGCATCACCCCCAGCGCGCCCTGGACAGCGATATCGTCCGCGCCGTATGGCTGACCCGCGACGAACTGCTGGCAGACCCCGAACGCTGGCGCAGCGAGCTGGTGCCGCGCTGCATCGATGACTACCTGACAGGGCCACTGCACAGCCTGACACTGATACGCGACTGA